Genomic window (Candidatus Parvarchaeota archaeon):
GGGGAATTTCATAAAGCCCTGCCGGTGGCGGCCTCACTTGAGCTTTTCCACAACTTCACGCTCATTCATGATGATATAGAGGACAACTCCCAAATGAGGCGTGGAAAACCATGCCTCCACATCTCTTATGGCCTGCCCCTTGCCCTTAACGCAGGCGACGGCCTGTTCATGGCTTCATGGAAGGCTTTATTTTCTTTGGACGCAAAACCTGAGAAAATAATTGAAATAGCCAACGTCCTCTACTCATCTTATGTTTCGGTGCTTGAGGGCCAGGCAATAGAGCTTAACTGGCATGCAAATAATCTTTGGGAAATCAAACCTGAAGATTATGTGCACATGGTCAGCGGCAAGAGCGGCGCGCTTATCGGGGGCGCCTGCAAGTCTGGTTGTTTAGTCGGTGAAGGGAGCAAGAACCAAGCTGACAAAATATACAAATACGGCGTCGACGTCGGGGTCGCCTTTCAAATCCAGGACGATATACTGAACATAGTCGGCGATGAAAAAAAATACAAAAAAGAAATCGGCGGCGATATTGTGGAAGGCAAACGCACGTTAA
Coding sequences:
- a CDS encoding polyprenyl synthetase family protein, giving the protein MDIVDEISANKNLVEAQMLKTIPKNKKPKEVYGLIWDFLGRGGKRFRPMMCLLSCEAVGGEFHKALPVAASLELFHNFTLIHDDIEDNSQMRRGKPCLHISYGLPLALNAGDGLFMASWKALFSLDAKPEKIIEIANVLYSSYVSVLEGQAIELNWHANNLWEIKPEDYVHMVSGKSGALIGGACKSGCLVGEGSKNQADKIYKYGVDVGVAFQIQDDILNIVGDEKKYKKEIGGDIVEGKRTLMVLDLLSKCSESQATRMRNTLDSKKASKEDIKLISSLMADYGSLTYAADYARRLVVEAKKNLDCLPKNHATQKLYDMADYLINREF